A single Meles meles chromosome 20, mMelMel3.1 paternal haplotype, whole genome shotgun sequence DNA region contains:
- the ABCA7 gene encoding phospholipid-transporting ATPase ABCA7 isoform X1 yields the protein MAFWTQLMLLLWKNFLYRRRQPVQLLVELLWPLFLFFILVAVRHSHPPLEHHECHFPNKPLPSAGTIPWLQGLICNLNNTCFPQPTPAEQPRVLSNFQDSLVSRLLADARTVLGGPSTHRMLASLGKLMPMLRAAGTTAQRQPSDRRQDLLSLTAELLGTLLGEGSLGSALDHAPASVSSFAEAAEDLAQELRALPSLVELRALLRRPQGAGGPLEAVSEALCSARGPSIPGGPSLNWYEASHLKEWAGQEPAAAQPDRGLSPACAELVGSLESHPLSRLLWRRLKPLVLGKVLFTPNTAFTRQLMAQVNRTFQELALLKDVQEVWGTLGPRLFDFLNDSTNLAMLQRLLQAGDRGRRRPGSGGQAQAKALLAFLDPHGDGYTWQEAHADVGHVVGVLGRVMECVTLDKLEAASSEAALVARALELLAEHRFWAGIVFLGPEDGLDGAQPGGPGHVRVKIRMDIDAVTRTNEIRDRFWDPGPAADPLTDLRYVWGGFVYLQDLLERAAVRMLSGREPRARLFLQQMPHPCFVDDAFLRVLSRSLPLFLTLAWIYSVALTVKAVVREKETRLRGTMQAMGLGRAVLWLGWFLSGLAPFLLSTALLVLVLKLGDILPYSHPAVVFLFLAAFAVATVVQSFLLSAFFSRANLAAACGGLAYFVLYLPYVLCVAWRDQLPAGGLVAASLLSPVAFGFGCESLALLEEQGEGAQWRNMGAGPAAGVFSLAQVSGILLLDALLYGLATCYLEAFCPGQYGIPKPWNFPFRRSYWFGPRSLKGSSPPATPKDPNVLIEEVPPGLIPGVSVRGLEKHFPGNPQPALRGLSLDFYQGQITALLGHNGAGKTTTLSILSGLFPPTRGSACILGYDVQSSMEAIRPHLGVCPQYNVLFDMLTVEEHIWFYGRLKGLSAAAVRPEQACLLQDVGLVPKSGAQTRHLSGGMQRKLSVAIAFVGGSRVVILDEPTAGVDPASRRSIWELLLKYREGRTLILSTHHLDEAELLGDRVAVVAGGHLCCCASPLFLRRRLGSGYYLTLAKAPASRAASSEGQADLEESVDAGQKREPGGWGGAAGVPRLLSLVQQLVPGARLVRELPHELGLVLPYGGAVDGSFSRLFWEVDQRLGELGLAGYGISDASLEEIFLKVVQDGAAATDLEDAATGGSHRQQPDPGSARPDVTTQLKILPEESLLENGELAPSAPETQTLQASAQPRVWGWALTRQQLRALLLKRFLLARRSRRGLFAQIVLPALFVGLALVFSLIVPPFGHYPALRLSPSMYGAQVSFFSDDAPGNVDRARLLEMLLEEAGLEAPPGDSATRMPECPAPAVCRFWVPEVPAGVAEVLTSGNWTSESPSPACQCSQPGARRLLPDCPAAAGGLPPPQALAGSGQVVQNLTGRNLSDFLVKTYPRLVRQGLKTKKWVNEVRYGGFSLGGRDPGLPSGQEVSRSVEQLRVLLAPPPGGALDRILSSLAVWAPSLDADDSLKIWFNNKGWHAMVAFVNRANNAILRAQLPPGTARHAHSITTLNHPLNLTKEQLSEAALMASSVDVLVSICVVFALSFVPASFTLVLIEERITRAKHLQCMGGLPPTLYWLGNFLWDMCNYLVSACVVVLIFLAFQQRAYVAPANLPALLLLLLLYGWSITPLMYPASFFFSVPSTAYVVLTCVNLFIGINGSMATFVLELFSDQKLQDVSRILKHVFLIFPHFCLGRGLIDMVRNQALADAFERLGDGQFQSPLRWEVVGKNLLAMAVQGPLFLLSTLLLQHGGRLVPQPQPRLLHPLGDEDEDVARERERVVQGDTQGDVLVLRDLTKVYHGQKTPAVDHLCLGIPPGECFGLLGVNGAGKTSTFRMVTGDTLPSGGEAMLAGHSMTREPAAAHRCMGYCPQADAVLELLTGREHLELFARLRGVPEAQVAQTASLGLERLGLLQDADQPAGTYSGGNKRKLATAAALVGDPAVVFLDEPTTGMDPSSRRFLWSSLLAAVREGRSVVLTSHSMEECEALCSRLAVMVSGRFRCLGSAQHLKTRFGAGHTLTLRVPAGRRESALALVESAFPGAELREAHGGRLRFHLPPGGRCALSRVFGELAARGAEHGVEDFSVSQTT from the exons ATGGCCTTCTGGACGCAGCTCATGCTGCTGCTTTGGAAGAATTTCCTGTACCGCAGGAGACAGCCG gtccAGCTCTTGGTGGAGTTGCTGtggcctctctttctcttcttcatccTGGTGGCCGTCCgccactcccaccccccccttgAGCACCACGAAT GCCATTTCCCCAACAAGCCGCTGCCCTCGGCCGGCACCATTCCTTGGCTCCAGGGTCTCATCTGCAACTTGAACAACACTTGCTTCCCGCAGCCCACGCCTGCCGAGCAGCCGCGCGTCCTCAGCAACTTCCAGGACTCCCT ggtCTCCCGGCTCCTGGCAGATGCCCGCACTGTCCTGGGGGGCCCCAGCACCCACAGAATGCTGGCCAGCCTGGGAAAGCTGATGCCGATGCTGAGAGCTGCAGGCACAACAG CCCAGCGTCAGCCAAGCGACCGACGGCAGGACCTCCTGTCCCTGACCGCTGAGCTACTGGGAACACTGCTGGGAGAG GGCTCCCTGGGGTCTGCTTTGGACCACGCCCCGGCGTCCGTGAGCAGCTTCGCAGAGGCAGCAGAGGACCTGGCCCAGGAG CTCCGGGCACTGCCCAGCCTGGTGGAGCTCCGGGCGCTGCTGCGGAGACCCCAAGGAGCAGGTGGACCCCTGGAGGCTGTGTCTGAGGCCCTCTGCAGTGCCCGGGGACCGAGCATCCCCGGGGGGCCCTCCCTCAACTGGTACGAGGCCAGCCACCTGAAGGAGTGGGCGGGGCAGGAGCCAGCCGCGGCCCAACCCGACCGCGGCCTGA GCCCTGCTTGTGCTGAGCTGGTGGGGTCCCTGGAATCTCACCCACTGTCCCGCCTGCTCTGGAGGCGTCTGAAGCCGCTGGTCCTGGGGAAAGTGCTGTTTACACCCAACACTGCCTTCACCAGGCAGCTCATGGCCCAG GTGAACCGGACCTTCCAGGAGCTGGCCCTGCTGAAGGACGTCCAGGAGGTGTGGGGTACACTGGGACCCCGGCTCTTCGACTTCCTGAACGACAGTACGAACCTGGCGATGCTGCAG AGGCTCCTGCAAgctggggacagaggaaggaggcGGCCGGGATCTGGAGGCCAGGcccaggccaaggccctgctggcCTTTCTGGACCCCCATGGGGACGGCTACACCTGGCAGGAGGCCCATGCCGACGTGGGCCACGTGGTGGGCGTGCTGGGCCGTGTGATGGAG tgtgtgaccctggacaagctGGAGGCGGCATCCTCAGAGGCCGCCCTGGTGGCACGGGCGCTCGAGCTGCTGGCGGAGCACCGCTTCTGGGCCGGCATCGTCTTCCTGGGGCCCGAGGATGGTCTGGACGGCGCACAGCCCGGGGGCCCCGGCCACGTGCGCGTCAAGATCCGCATGGACATCGACGCCGTCACGAGAACCAATGAGATCAGGGACAG GTTCTGGGACCCCGGCCCGGCCGCCGACCCCTTGACCGACCTGCGCTACGTGTGGGGCGGCTTCGTGTACCTGCAGGACCTGCTGGAGCGCGCGGCGGTGCGCATGCTCAGCGGCCGCGAGCCCCGGGCCCGGCTCTTCCTGCAGCAGATGCCGCACCCCTGCTTCGTGGATGACGC GTTCCTGCGCGTCCTGAGCCGCTCGCTGCCGCTCTTCCTGACGCTGGCTTGGATCTACTCGGTGGCGCTGACCGTGAAGGCCGTGGTGCGCGAGAAGGAAACCAGGCTGCGCGGCACCATGCAGGCCATGGGGCTGGGCCGCGCCGTGCTGTGGCTCGGCTGGTTCCTCAGCGGCCTGGCGCCCTTCCTGCTCAGCACCGCGCTGCTCGTGCTGGTGCTCAAG CTCGGGGACATCCTCCCCTACAGCCACCCGGCCGTGGTCTTCCTGTTCCTGGCGGCTTTCGCCGTGGCCACCGTGGTCCAGAGCTTCCTTCTGAGCGCCTTCTTCTCCCGCGCCAACCTGGCGGCCGCCTGCGGAGGCCTAGCCTACTTCGTGCTCTATCTACCCTATGTGCTGTGCGTGGCCTGGCGGGACCAGCTGCCTGCGGGTGGCCTGGTGGCTGCG AGCCTTCTGTCTCCCGTGGCCTTTGGGTTCGGCTGCGAGAGCCTGGCGCTGCTGGAGGAGCAGGGCGAGGGCGCGCAGTGGCGCAACATGGGCGCTGGGCCTGCGGCCGGCGTCTTCAGCTTGGCGCAGGTTTCCGGCATTCTGCTGCTGGATGCCCTGCTCTATGGCCTGGCCACCTGCTACCTGGAGGCCTTCTGCCCAG GCCAGTACGGGATCCCCAAACCGTGGAACTTTCCCTTTCGGAGGAGCTACTGGTTTGGACCTCGTTCTCTCAAGGGTTCCTCCCCACCTGCCACCCCGAAGGACCCAAATG TGCTGATCGAGGAGGTACCCCCCGGCCTGATCCCAGGGGTCTCCGTACGGGGCCTGGAGAAGCACTTTCCCGGCAACCCGCAGCCGGCCCTGCGCGGGCTCAGCCTGGACTTCTACCAGGGCCAGATCACTGCCTTGCTGGGCCACAATGGAGCCGGCAAGACGACCACACT GTCCATCCTGAGTGGCCTCTTTCCCCCAACCCGGGGCTCCGCCTGCATCCTGGGCTATGACGTCCAGTCCAGCATGGAAGCCATCCGGCCGCACCTGGGCGTCTGCCCGCAGTACAACGTGCTGTTTGACAT GCTGACCGTGGAGGAGCACATCTGGTTCTACGGGCGGCTCAAGGGTCTGAGTGCGGCTGCTGTGCGCCCCGAGCAGGCTTGTCTCttgcaggatgtggggctcgtCCCCAAGTCGGGTGCACAGACACGCCACCTCTCTG GTGGGATGCAGAGGAAGCTTTCAGTGGCCATCGCCTTTGTGGGTGGCTCCCGGGTCGTGATCCTAGATGAGCCCACAGCTGGTGTGGACCCTGCTTCCCGTCGCAGCATTTGGGAGCTGCTGCTCAAATACCGGGAAG GTCGCACACTGATCCTTTCCACCCACCACCTGGACGAGGCAGAGCTGCTAGGAGACCGCGTGGCTGTGGTGGCCGGGGGCCACTTGTGCTGCTGCGCTTCCCCGCTCTTCCTGCGCCGGCGCCTCGGCTCGGGCTACTACCTGACCCTGGCGAAGGCTCCCGCGTCCCGGGCCGCCAGCAGCGAG GGGCAGGCTGACCTGGAGGAGAGCGTAGATGCCGGGCAGAAGAGGGAGCCGGGCGGCTGGGGCGGCGCGGCTG GTGTGCCCAGGCTGCTGTCCCTCGTGCAGCAGCTGGTGCCCGGGGCGCGGCTGGTGAGGGAGCTGCCCCACGAGCTGGGGCTGGTGCTGCCCTACGGGGGCGCTGTGGACGGCAGCTTCTCCAGGCTTTTCTGGGAGGTGGACCAGCGGCTGGGGGAGCTGGGGCTGGCCGGCTACGGGATCTCGGACGCCAGCCTGGAAGAG ATCTTCCTGAAGGTGGTACAGGATGGTGCTGCGGCCACAGACCTGGAGGATGCGGCCACAG GTGGTAGCCACAGGCAGCAGCCAGACCCAGGCAGCGCTCGCCCAGATGTGACCACACAGCTCAAGATCCTCCCCGAGGAGTCCCTCTTGGAAAATGGGGAGCTCG cTCCATCTGCCCCAGAGACGCAGACCTTGCAGGCCTCTGCACAGCCCCGGGTGTGGGGCTGGGCACTGACCCGCCAACAGCTCCGGGCCCTGCTTCTCAAGCGCTTTCTGCTTGCCCGCCGCAGCCGCCGTGGCCTGTTTGCACAG ATCGTGCTGCCTGCCCTCTTCGTGGGGCTGGCGCTGGTGTTCAGTCTCATCGTGCCTCCTTTCGGACACTACCCGGCTCTGCGGCTCAGTCCCAGCATGTACGGTGCCCAGGTGTCCTTCTTCAG CGACGACGCTCCCGGGAACGTGGATCGCGCCCGCCTGCTGGAGATGCTGCTGGAGGAGGCGGGACTGGAGGCCCCCCCGGGGGACAGCGCCACCAG GATGCCCGAGTGCCCAGCGCCCGCTGTCTGCCGGTTTTGGGTGCCTGAAGTGCCCGCGGGTGTCGCTGAGGTCCTGACCAGCGGAAACTGGACCTCGGAGTCCCCGTCCCCAGCCTGCCAGTGCAGCCAGCCCGGAGCCCGGCGCCTGCTGCCCGACTGCCCCGCTGCGGCGGGtggtctccccccgccccaggcgcTGGCCGGCTCTGGGCAGGTGGTGCAGAACCTGACAGGCCGGAACCTGTCCGACTTCCTGGTGAAGACCTACCCGCGCCTGGTCCGGCAGGG cCTGAAGACCAAGAAGTGGGTGAACGAGGTCAG GTACGGGGGCTTCTCCTTGGGGGGCCGAGACCCAGGCCTGCCCTCGGGCCAGGAGGTGAGTCGCTCCGTGGAGCAGCTGCGGGTGCTGCTGGCCCCCCCGCCTGGCGGGGCCCTCGACCGCATCCTGAGCAGCCTCGCGGTGTGGGCTCCCAGCCTCGACGCGGACGACAGTCTCAAG ATCTGGTTCAACAACAAGGGCTGGCACGCCATGGTGGCCTTTGTCAACAGAGCCAACAATGCCATCCTCCGCGCCCAGCTGCCCCCGGGCACTGCCCGCCATGCCCACAGCATCACCACGCTCAACCACCCCCTGAACCTCACCAAGGAGCAGCTGTCGGAGGCTGCGCT GATGGCCTCCTCGGTGGACGTGCTTGTCTCCATCTGCGTGGTCTTTGCCTTGTCTTTCGTCCCGGCCAGCTTCACCCTCGTTCTCATCGAGGAGCGCATCACCCGGGCCAAACACCTGCAGTGTATGGGGGGCCTGCCTCCCACTCTTTACTGGCTCGGCAACTTCCTCTGGGACATG TGTAACTACTTGGTGTCAGCATGCGTCGTGGTGCTcatctttctggccttccagcaGAGGGCGTACGTGGCCCCTGCCAACTTGCCCGCCCTCCTGCTGCTGTTACTACTCTATGG CTGGTCGATCACGCCACTCATGTACcctgcctccttcttcttctccgtGCCCAGCACGGCCTACGTGGTGCTCACCTGTGTCAACCTCTTTATTGGCATCAACGGCAGCATGGCCACCTTTGTGCTGGAGCTCTTCTCTGATCAG AAGCTGCAGGATGTCAGCCGGATCCTGAAACATGTCTTCCTAATCTTCCCCCACTTCTGCCTGGGCCGGGGGCTCATTGACATGGTGCGGAACCAGGCCTTGGCTGATGCCTTTGAGCGCTTGG GGGATGGGCAGTTCCAGTCACCCTTGCGCTGGGAGGTGGTCGGCAAGAACCTCTTGGCCATGGCGGTACAGGGGCCACTCTTCCTCCTGTCCACGCTCCTGCTGCAACACGGCGGACGCCTCGTGCCGCA ACCCCAGCCAAGGTTGCTGCACCCCTTGGGGGACGAGGATGAGGACGTGGCCCGAGAGCGGGAACGGGTGGTCCAAGGGGACACCCAGGGGGACGTGTTGGTGCTGAGAGACCTGACCAAG GTGTAccatgggcagaagacaccagcTGTCGACCACCTGTGCCTGGGGATCCCCCCTGGTGAG TGTTTCGGTCTGCTGGGAGTGAACGGAGCAGGGAAAACCTCCACGTTTCGCATGGTGACCGGGGACACGCTGCCCAGCGGTGGCGAGGCCATGCTGGCAGGCCACAG CATGACCCGGGAGCCGGCGGCCGCACACCGCTGCATGGGCTACTGCCCTCAGGCCGACGCCGTCTTGGAGCTGCTGACAGGCCGTGAGCACCTGGAGCTGTTCGCGCGCCTGCGCGGTGTTCCCGAGGCTCAGGTCGCCCAG ACAGCGAGCTTGGGCCTGGAGCGCCTGGGGCTCCTGCAGGACGCGGACCAACCTGCCGGCACCTACAGTGGGGGCAACAAGAGGAAGCTGGCCACAGCGGCGGCTCTGGTGGGGGACCCGGCCGTGGTCTTTTTG GACGAGCCGACCACCGGCATGGACCCCAGCTCTCGGCGCTTTCTCTGGAGCAGCCTCCTGGCCGCCGTGCGGGAGGGCCGCTCCGTGGTGCTTACGTCACACAG CATGGAGGAGTGCGAGGCCCTGTGCTCGCGCCTGGCCGTCATGGTGAGCGGGCGGTTCCGCTGTCTGGGCAGCGCGCAGCACCTCAAGACCAG GTTCGGAGCCGGCCACACGCTGACCCTGCGGGTGCCCGCCGGCCGGCGCGAGTCGGCGCTGGCCCTCGTGGAGTCCGCGTTCCCGGGGGCCGAGCTGCGGGAGGCGCACGGCGGCCGCCTGCGCTTCCACCTGCCGCCGGGAGGGCGCTGCGCCCTGTCCCGCGTCTTCGGGGAGCTGGCGGCGCGCGGGGCGGAGCACGGCGTGGAGGACTTCTCCGTGAGCCAGACCACCTGA